A section of the Paenibacillus yonginensis genome encodes:
- the kdpC gene encoding potassium-transporting ATPase subunit KdpC: MMKTLTLTLRTSLALILLVVVYQLVVTGIAQAFMPGKADGSLVYDANHQLIGSELIGQSFTSPALFHGRISSIDYNAASSGTPNYAPSNLEMIQRTEEAVRAWEKENPQVPVSKLPIDLVTNSGSGLDPDISVAAAEVQIPRVSANTGIPADQLQELVDQHTKGRELGLFSEPVVNVLLLNLDVQQAAAGK, encoded by the coding sequence ATGATGAAGACCCTAACGCTAACCTTAAGAACAAGTTTGGCCCTGATCCTCCTTGTGGTGGTTTACCAGCTTGTCGTAACGGGAATTGCCCAGGCTTTTATGCCTGGTAAAGCAGACGGCAGTCTGGTATATGATGCGAATCATCAATTGATCGGCTCCGAGCTGATCGGGCAATCGTTTACTTCGCCTGCCTTGTTCCATGGAAGAATCTCCAGCATTGATTACAATGCGGCTTCTTCCGGTACGCCCAATTACGCGCCGTCCAATCTGGAGATGATCCAACGTACCGAGGAAGCTGTGCGGGCTTGGGAGAAGGAAAATCCGCAGGTTCCCGTCTCCAAGCTGCCGATCGACCTGGTCACGAACTCCGGTTCGGGGCTGGACCCGGACATCAGCGTAGCCGCAGCCGAAGTTCAGATACCGCGCGTCAGCGCCAACACGGGCATACCGGCGGATCAGCTGCAGGAGCTGGTCGACCAGCATACAAAAGGCAGAGAACTGGGACTGTTTAGCGAACCCGTCGTTAACGTGCTGCTTCTGAACCTTGATGTGCAGCAAGCGGCAGCGGGGAAATAA